The Shewanella sp. MTB7 genome includes a window with the following:
- a CDS encoding LysR family transcriptional regulator has translation MIEIRHLRTLIALKESGSLAGAAKKRFVTQSALSHQIKELETRINSSIFIRKSKPLSFTQEGVRLLTLAEEILPKVMETENDLKQGLNLEENQLRVGIECHSCFRWLMPVMEQFRTSSPQVNLDLSSRHLFDSLNALEMGELDVVLTSDPVPGQAIAYQHLFDFEVKLVIANDHPLANLSYVTPQQLENMTIISYPVHLERLDLYRHFMEPAGVKAGEQLSCDLTMMLLQRIACKDGVAALPTWSISESYGLNLTSVKLGPEGLKRPLFGAYRKDSSSARVAQQWLTLVAKEGLAKQHKLN, from the coding sequence ATGATTGAGATTAGACACTTACGAACATTGATTGCTCTAAAGGAGAGTGGAAGCTTGGCCGGTGCGGCTAAAAAACGTTTCGTGACTCAATCCGCCCTATCTCATCAGATCAAAGAGCTGGAAACCAGAATCAACTCTTCTATTTTTATCAGAAAGAGCAAACCTCTCTCTTTTACTCAAGAGGGTGTCAGGTTATTAACCTTGGCTGAAGAAATTTTACCTAAGGTGATGGAAACCGAAAATGACCTTAAACAGGGATTAAATCTGGAAGAGAATCAACTTAGAGTGGGCATTGAGTGCCATAGTTGTTTTCGGTGGCTAATGCCTGTAATGGAACAGTTCAGAACGTCATCGCCACAGGTAAATCTAGATCTTTCCAGTCGTCACCTTTTCGACTCACTCAACGCACTTGAGATGGGGGAACTTGATGTGGTGCTAACTTCAGATCCTGTCCCAGGGCAAGCCATTGCTTACCAACACCTTTTTGATTTTGAAGTTAAACTCGTCATCGCCAATGATCACCCATTAGCCAATCTTAGCTATGTCACCCCACAACAGCTCGAAAACATGACCATCATAAGCTATCCGGTCCACCTAGAACGCTTAGATCTATATCGACATTTTATGGAACCTGCCGGCGTTAAAGCAGGTGAGCAATTAAGTTGTGATCTCACCATGATGCTACTACAACGTATCGCCTGTAAAGATGGCGTCGCCGCACTGCCAACTTGGTCAATCAGCGAATCCTATGGATTAAATTTAACGTCGGTAAAGCTAGGCCCTGAAGGGCTTAAGCGCCCGCTTTTCGGCGCATATCGTAAAGACAGCTCAAGTGCACGAGTGGCACAACAATGGTTAACCTTAGTGGCAAAGGAGGGATTGGCAAAGCAGCATAAGTTGAATTAA